One stretch of Nitratiruptor tergarcus DSM 16512 DNA includes these proteins:
- a CDS encoding UPF0175 family protein, with amino-acid sequence MKALGIRDLQKNPSALTKFLEENEYTLITKRNVPLGIAISFNDDIITKGLKTSLLINAYEEGLVSLGELAKALDISKKEAMKLISINGKNVIDYDFKEDLENLKDFAQ; translated from the coding sequence ATGAAAGCATTGGGTATCAGAGATTTGCAGAAAAATCCATCGGCTTTAACAAAATTTTTGGAGGAAAATGAGTATACATTAATAACCAAAAGAAACGTTCCTTTGGGAATAGCTATATCTTTTAATGATGATATCATCACAAAAGGATTGAAAACATCTCTCCTTATCAATGCTTACGAAGAAGGCTTGGTAAGTCTGGGGGAATTGGCAAAAGCCTTGGATATATCGAAAAAAGAGGCCATGAAGCTGATATCTATCAATGGAAAAAACGTAATTGACTACGATTTCAAAGAGGATCTGGAAAATTTGAAAGATTTTGCACAATGA
- a CDS encoding DUF3368 domain-containing protein produces the protein MIVVSDSTTLIILFDLNRLDLLQNLFQKIYIPNKVHEEITYKEDISIPEFIEIVEVDKSEILKYLEFYLDEGESEAISLALERELPLIIDEKKGRKIAKNLGIKIVGLLGIIYLNIQKGFITKKEAKELLETAVKNGYRISEKLIKEVLER, from the coding sequence ATGATTGTAGTGAGTGACAGTACTACATTGATAATTTTATTTGATTTGAATAGATTGGATCTACTGCAAAACCTTTTTCAAAAAATTTATATTCCTAATAAGGTACATGAAGAAATTACTTATAAAGAAGATATCTCTATACCAGAGTTCATTGAAATAGTGGAGGTAGATAAGAGTGAAATATTGAAATATCTTGAGTTTTATCTCGATGAAGGAGAGAGTGAAGCGATCTCATTAGCTTTGGAGAGAGAACTACCTTTGATTATTGATGAGAAAAAGGGAAGAAAAATAGCAAAAAATCTGGGTATCAAGATAGTGGGACTTCTTGGTATCATATATCTTAATATACAAAAGGGTTTTATCACAAAAAAAGAGGCGAAAGAGCTTTTAGAAACAGCCGTGAAAAATGGTTATAGGATTTCTGAAAAATTGATTAAGGAAGTACTAGAGCGATAA
- a CDS encoding GNAT family N-acetyltransferase: MKNRFFIKTYNDIEFFKPVRSFLAELCAIVSFPKKETDELIEAVWELFENAVEHAYEKDEEGIIEIECEIFHNGIKIDVRDEGLPFDPKILGQVPLDLKEKNKGLNRVYLLVDSLKYFNLGLHGKKFSVIKYAPLHLRLKEDVGFYSDIGDDLDQTTKEHIKERLIVRSFQEGDEVGIARLIYKNYGYTYFKDIFYFPEKIVQKERSGAIHSIVAQIDDKIVGHFALVMVPNSNTAEIGIAVVDPNFKGMGIMKVMFEKLIQKAKELGLSALFGEAVTFHPYSQRANARFGFAPTALQLGEVHQMVRLKGHKYPFRDTRGATVVEYLVFKRTLRKIFIPKRYQEWIKKSYELCNVPFEIAEGGETKEKIAIEHNATFNITAIVIDGAGINFEERVTAIFEEAVKKHPDMVYADICLQSVANIDKVVEALRKLGFFYCGVLFLRRQEKDYLRMQLELAENIEEQNIVCYSDFCKELHRFILEDKKKI, encoded by the coding sequence GTGAAAAATAGATTTTTTATTAAAACATACAACGATATCGAGTTTTTCAAGCCGGTACGTAGTTTTTTAGCTGAATTATGCGCTATCGTCTCATTTCCAAAAAAAGAGACTGATGAGCTCATTGAAGCAGTCTGGGAGCTTTTTGAAAATGCGGTAGAGCATGCCTATGAAAAAGATGAGGAAGGGATTATTGAAATCGAGTGCGAGATTTTTCACAATGGAATAAAAATAGATGTAAGAGATGAGGGGCTACCATTTGATCCTAAGATTTTAGGACAAGTCCCATTAGATCTTAAAGAGAAAAACAAAGGGCTCAATCGCGTCTATTTACTCGTAGATAGTTTGAAATATTTCAATCTTGGCCTGCATGGCAAAAAATTTTCAGTCATCAAATATGCTCCTTTGCATCTGCGTCTCAAAGAGGATGTTGGTTTTTATAGCGATATTGGAGACGATCTCGATCAAACAACAAAAGAGCATATCAAAGAAAGACTCATAGTACGCAGCTTTCAAGAGGGAGATGAGGTTGGCATAGCGCGACTCATCTATAAAAACTATGGCTACACCTACTTCAAAGACATCTTCTACTTTCCTGAAAAAATAGTACAAAAAGAGCGCTCAGGCGCAATCCACTCCATCGTAGCGCAAATTGATGACAAAATAGTTGGTCACTTTGCCCTCGTGATGGTACCAAATTCTAATACAGCAGAAATTGGCATCGCTGTAGTAGATCCCAACTTCAAAGGGATGGGAATTATGAAAGTGATGTTTGAAAAGCTCATCCAAAAGGCAAAAGAGCTAGGGCTCAGTGCACTTTTTGGCGAAGCTGTCACATTTCATCCCTACAGCCAAAGAGCAAATGCGAGGTTTGGCTTTGCACCTACTGCTTTGCAGCTTGGAGAGGTGCATCAGATGGTGCGTCTCAAAGGGCATAAATACCCCTTTAGAGATACAAGGGGAGCAACCGTTGTAGAGTATTTGGTCTTTAAGAGAACACTTCGAAAAATATTTATCCCAAAACGTTATCAAGAGTGGATCAAAAAGAGTTATGAACTTTGCAATGTACCATTTGAAATTGCAGAAGGAGGAGAGACAAAAGAGAAGATTGCCATTGAGCATAACGCTACATTTAATATTACAGCGATCGTCATTGATGGTGCTGGAATAAATTTTGAGGAGCGTGTTACCGCTATTTTTGAAGAGGCTGTCAAAAAACATCCCGATATGGTCTATGCAGATATATGCTTGCAAAGTGTAGCAAATATCGATAAAGTGGTAGAGGCTTTACGAAAACTTGGCTTTTTTTACTGCGGAGTACTCTTTTTAAGACGCCAAGAAAAAGACTATTTGCGTATGCAGCTAGAGCTCGCTGAAAACATCGAAGAGCAAAATATCGTCTGCTATAGCGATTTTTGTAAAGAGCTGCACAGGTTTATTTTGGAGGATAAGAAGAAGATTTGA
- a CDS encoding M20 family metallopeptidase: MKEIKKELFKIIDGLKDKVIHVRRDIHKHPELSHHEEHTKYLVKGILEIEGYAIKEFATHHGLVADLVVDESKPFVAIRADMDALPIQEQNEKPYASEVPGVMHACGHDAHTAIAVGAAIAFAQVKEKPPCNIRFIFQPSEEVSDGGAEEMIRDGALENVKAIFGLHVYPYLMTGQIGYKYGVMMASADTFEIEIFGKSAHGARPHEGVDAILVSSMCVNSLNHIISRRIDPLHPAVISLGTIEGGTAPNIICDHIKLTGTVRTVNEKVRKNIPAMMEDTIHGICHAMGAQYKFHYEYGNPELINDDKAVDIIVEVAKEIIGEENVIDLKDPVMGGEDFSRYLEFVPGAFFRLGVCNPKKGTCVAQHHPKFDVDEDALPIGMKILSAAALKAMGEFCEK, translated from the coding sequence ATGAAGGAGATAAAAAAAGAGCTTTTTAAAATCATCGATGGCCTCAAAGACAAAGTTATCCACGTACGGAGAGATATCCACAAACACCCTGAACTCTCCCACCATGAAGAACATACCAAATATCTTGTCAAAGGGATTTTAGAGATTGAAGGATATGCGATTAAAGAGTTTGCAACACATCATGGTCTTGTAGCTGATTTAGTAGTAGATGAGAGTAAACCCTTTGTAGCAATTCGCGCCGATATGGATGCTCTGCCTATTCAAGAGCAAAATGAAAAACCTTACGCGAGCGAAGTGCCAGGCGTCATGCATGCTTGCGGGCACGATGCCCATACAGCAATTGCAGTAGGAGCAGCAATTGCTTTTGCACAGGTAAAAGAGAAGCCCCCTTGCAATATTCGCTTTATTTTCCAGCCCTCAGAAGAGGTAAGCGATGGTGGAGCTGAAGAGATGATACGCGATGGTGCACTAGAAAATGTCAAAGCCATTTTTGGGCTCCATGTCTATCCCTATCTCATGACGGGGCAAATTGGCTACAAATACGGTGTGATGATGGCAAGTGCCGATACATTTGAAATAGAAATATTTGGCAAGAGCGCTCATGGAGCAAGACCACATGAGGGAGTGGATGCAATTTTGGTCTCTTCGATGTGTGTTAACTCACTCAACCACATCATCTCCCGCCGCATCGATCCCCTCCACCCAGCAGTTATTAGTCTTGGAACCATTGAGGGCGGAACTGCACCAAACATCATTTGCGATCATATAAAGCTAACAGGAACTGTGCGAACAGTAAATGAGAAGGTGCGCAAAAATATTCCAGCTATGATGGAAGATACTATTCACGGAATCTGCCACGCTATGGGTGCACAATATAAGTTTCACTATGAGTATGGGAATCCAGAGCTTATCAATGATGATAAGGCAGTAGATATTATTGTAGAAGTTGCAAAAGAGATTATCGGCGAAGAGAACGTGATTGACTTGAAAGATCCCGTGATGGGTGGAGAGGATTTTAGTAGATACTTAGAGTTCGTACCAGGAGCCTTTTTTCGCCTTGGTGTGTGTAATCCCAAAAAAGGAACTTGTGTAGCGCAGCACCATCCAAAATTTGATGTGGACGAGGATGCGTTACCAATTGGTATGAAAATTTTAAGCGCAGCAGCTCTAAAAGCGATGGGAGAGTTTTGTGAAAAATAG